A genomic region of Catalinimonas niigatensis contains the following coding sequences:
- a CDS encoding YihY/virulence factor BrkB family protein: MSKFFKKVYLLIRQTIRAFQENDAVIYAAAIAFFTVFSLPSVLIIIVKVLGSFISQAQVQENLAMQMEELIDPARAGEILSIIEKSNLRESGTLLSIISIIFLLVSATVIFTIVQKALNSIWRVKPRSKISVRKFAKDRLLSFSMIILLGFLMLVSLLLEALLSIANDYLPFFFSDYTVYFLETGNYIISILLISIIFTLTFKFLPDAKIRWKDAGVGAVVTSILFTLGKLLISFMLSNTNITSAYGAAGSLAGILIWVFYSSLIVLIGAMFTNVYAANIGREIRPRKYSVRVETKEIELDE, encoded by the coding sequence ATGTCCAAGTTTTTTAAGAAGGTCTACCTGCTGATCCGTCAGACGATCAGGGCTTTTCAGGAAAATGATGCTGTTATTTATGCGGCAGCCATTGCTTTTTTTACCGTTTTTTCCCTTCCCTCTGTATTGATCATCATAGTAAAAGTGTTAGGCTCATTCATTTCTCAGGCACAGGTACAGGAAAATCTTGCTATGCAGATGGAAGAGTTGATTGATCCGGCAAGGGCAGGGGAGATACTCAGCATTATTGAGAAAAGTAATTTACGGGAGTCTGGCACTCTGTTAAGTATTATAAGTATTATTTTTCTGTTAGTAAGTGCAACCGTTATTTTTACCATTGTTCAGAAGGCACTAAATTCAATTTGGAGAGTAAAACCAAGATCTAAAATAAGTGTACGGAAATTTGCCAAAGACCGTCTCTTATCGTTTTCTATGATTATTTTATTGGGATTTCTGATGTTAGTGTCACTATTGCTGGAAGCATTGCTTTCAATTGCCAATGACTACCTTCCGTTCTTTTTTTCTGACTACACCGTTTATTTCCTTGAAACAGGAAATTATATCATTTCCATTCTCCTGATTTCTATCATTTTTACATTGACATTTAAGTTTCTGCCTGACGCAAAGATCCGCTGGAAGGATGCAGGAGTAGGTGCTGTAGTCACAAGCATATTATTTACACTAGGAAAACTTTTAATAAGTTTTATGCTCTCCAATACCAATATTACTTCAGCTTATGGGGCTGCGGGTTCACTGGCAGGTATACTGATATGGGTGTTTTATTCATCCCTTATCGTATTGATTGGTGCTATGTTTACCAATGTATATGCGGCTAATATTGGTCGGGAAATAAGACCCAGAAAATATTCGGTAAGAGTAGAAACCAAAGAAATAGAACTGGATGAGTGA
- a CDS encoding AAA family ATPase, which produces MDQQNTEIQLADKLNEDYHNLKNEISKVIIGQDEVVKLLLTSIFCQGHSLLVGVPGLAKTLLIHTIASAVNLSFNRIQFTPDLMPSDILGAETIDKDRNFRFIKGPIFANIILADEINRTPPKTQAALLEAMQEYAVTVAGVQYPLERPFYVLATQNPIEQEGTYPLPEAQLDRFMFNIELNYPAYQSEVDIVKSTTSDRNHIVQEVLTGEQIVAYQHLIRRVPVADNVVEYAVTLVHKTRPQTSGASEMANSFLEWGAGPRASQFLVLAAKCNALLNGKYSPDIEDVQAVAKPILRHRIVRNFKAEAEGVSISNIIENML; this is translated from the coding sequence ATGGATCAACAGAATACGGAAATTCAACTGGCTGACAAGCTGAATGAGGACTATCATAATCTTAAGAATGAAATTAGCAAAGTCATTATTGGTCAGGATGAAGTTGTAAAGCTGCTATTAACTTCAATTTTTTGTCAGGGGCATAGCTTACTGGTAGGCGTGCCGGGTCTGGCAAAAACTTTGCTGATCCATACCATAGCTTCAGCAGTTAATTTAAGTTTTAACCGTATTCAGTTTACTCCTGATCTTATGCCCTCCGATATCCTGGGGGCAGAGACGATTGACAAAGACAGGAATTTCAGGTTTATCAAAGGTCCTATCTTTGCGAATATTATTTTGGCAGATGAGATCAACAGGACACCACCCAAAACCCAGGCAGCCCTTCTTGAAGCAATGCAGGAATATGCTGTTACTGTCGCCGGAGTACAGTATCCATTAGAAAGACCTTTTTACGTGCTTGCCACTCAAAACCCGATTGAACAGGAAGGAACCTATCCACTTCCTGAAGCACAACTTGACAGGTTTATGTTTAATATTGAATTAAACTATCCTGCTTATCAGTCTGAAGTAGACATTGTTAAAAGCACTACTTCCGATAGAAATCATATCGTTCAGGAAGTCCTTACAGGTGAGCAGATTGTGGCCTACCAACATCTGATCAGAAGAGTACCGGTAGCTGATAATGTGGTTGAATACGCAGTTACTTTGGTACACAAAACCCGACCTCAGACCTCAGGGGCCAGCGAAATGGCCAACAGTTTTCTGGAATGGGGTGCTGGTCCCCGAGCCTCACAATTTTTAGTTCTTGCTGCCAAATGCAATGCTTTACTTAATGGTAAATATTCTCCGGATATAGAAGATGTACAGGCAGTGGCCAAACCCATATTGCGACATAGGATTGTCCGTAATTTTAAAGCAGAAGCGGAAGGAGTCAGTATCAGCAATATTATTGAGAATATGTTATAG
- the mnmD gene encoding tRNA (5-methylaminomethyl-2-thiouridine)(34)-methyltransferase MnmD gives MDTGDGSHTLLNVALNETYHSRHGALRESQHVFLKEGLAYWLEKHPKAQDLSIFEMGMGTALNLILTLQAAQQLPQIKFSYTTLEAFPLSNLVIKQLNYTALLQDVSLKVLFEKVHEASWDEWHTILPNFQLKKVQQKLEEYHIENASVDLIYYDAFAPNKQAELWTLEAIGRVCSMLKSEGVFVTYSAKGQLKRDLKFLGLSVETLQGPPGKVEMVRASMMEMNE, from the coding sequence ATGGATACGGGAGATGGCTCTCACACTTTGCTGAATGTAGCCCTCAACGAGACCTACCATTCCCGGCATGGAGCCCTTCGCGAATCTCAGCATGTGTTTTTGAAAGAAGGTTTAGCGTATTGGTTAGAAAAACATCCAAAAGCTCAGGACTTAAGCATTTTTGAGATGGGGATGGGCACCGCCCTGAATCTGATTCTGACATTACAAGCGGCTCAACAGCTCCCGCAAATTAAGTTTAGCTATACTACGCTAGAGGCATTTCCACTCTCCAATCTGGTGATCAAACAACTTAATTATACAGCATTGCTCCAGGATGTATCTTTAAAAGTTCTGTTTGAAAAAGTACATGAAGCTTCCTGGGATGAATGGCATACGATACTTCCCAACTTTCAACTCAAAAAAGTGCAGCAAAAGCTGGAAGAATATCACATAGAGAATGCCAGCGTTGACCTTATTTATTACGATGCCTTCGCACCCAACAAACAGGCTGAGCTATGGACTTTAGAAGCCATAGGTAGAGTTTGTAGCATGCTTAAATCGGAAGGTGTATTTGTAACCTATTCCGCAAAAGGGCAACTCAAAAGAGATCTTAAATTTTTAGGATTGTCAGTGGAAACGCTTCAAGGACCTCCGGGAAAAGTTGAAATGGTAAGAGCAAGTATGATGGAAATGAATGAATAA
- the ispF gene encoding 2-C-methyl-D-erythritol 2,4-cyclodiphosphate synthase: MKIRIGYGYDVHQLEKGRDFWLGGIQLTHTHGAKGHSDADVLIHAICDALLGAANLRDIGFHFPDTDPQYKGIDSKKLLDEVMKLLRGKGYALGNIDATICLEAPKVNPHIPEMRKVMAEVMLVSENDISIKATTSEQMGFVGRKEGIAAHVIALICKSEV; this comes from the coding sequence ATGAAAATAAGAATCGGATATGGCTATGATGTACATCAGTTGGAAAAAGGAAGAGACTTCTGGCTGGGTGGTATTCAACTCACCCATACCCACGGCGCTAAAGGCCATTCTGACGCGGATGTGCTGATCCATGCGATTTGTGATGCACTGCTGGGCGCGGCTAATCTTCGTGATATCGGTTTTCACTTTCCCGACACCGATCCCCAATACAAAGGTATAGACAGTAAAAAATTATTAGACGAAGTCATGAAATTACTAAGAGGTAAAGGGTATGCTCTTGGGAATATAGATGCTACGATTTGCCTGGAAGCTCCTAAAGTAAATCCGCACATTCCGGAGATGAGAAAAGTGATGGCTGAAGTAATGCTGGTATCCGAAAATGATATTTCTATCAAAGCCACAACTTCTGAACAGATGGGTTTTGTGGGTAGAAAAGAAGGCATTGCTGCTCATGTTATAGCCCTGATCTGTAAATCAGAAGTTTGA
- a CDS encoding NADAR family protein: MNKIIVLVVMSILLGSCNERNLPNFLRFKNQEAEEGEVLIPVARVFDNYLYIQDLEGIVDENVSPADSASIMNRYIDSWIRKQLIIAEAATQINFDEVELERKILDYRFALMVYEFEKKYVTQRVDTEISENEIKAYYQENKDNFELKQNIIKGVFAKVPKEAPRIGRLRNLFQSKLTDEVKEEIKSYSLSFAASYSLDDSVWYDFEDVIKNTPLVSIPNKVQFLRENEFIETSDDIYVYFVKVIDYKITDQISPIEFVSDDIVKIITNKRKVALTKKLEEDIFKEASENNEFEIYTPVTYDKRNLAQDQP, translated from the coding sequence ATGAATAAAATAATCGTATTGGTAGTAATGTCAATTTTGCTGGGATCCTGTAATGAGAGAAATCTTCCAAATTTTTTGCGCTTCAAAAATCAGGAAGCTGAAGAAGGAGAAGTTTTGATACCGGTAGCAAGGGTGTTTGACAACTATTTGTATATACAGGACCTGGAGGGGATTGTAGATGAAAATGTAAGCCCGGCAGATAGCGCTAGTATTATGAACCGGTACATAGATTCATGGATACGCAAACAGTTAATTATTGCTGAAGCTGCTACCCAGATTAATTTTGATGAAGTTGAACTGGAAAGAAAAATATTAGATTATCGTTTTGCACTTATGGTATATGAGTTTGAAAAAAAATACGTTACTCAAAGGGTAGATACTGAAATTTCAGAAAATGAAATAAAAGCATATTATCAGGAAAATAAAGATAACTTTGAACTGAAGCAGAATATCATTAAAGGAGTTTTTGCCAAAGTACCCAAGGAAGCACCCCGGATTGGCCGTTTAAGGAATCTTTTTCAGTCCAAGCTTACGGATGAAGTTAAAGAGGAAATTAAATCATATAGCCTGAGTTTTGCCGCTTCCTATTCTCTGGATGATTCTGTATGGTATGATTTTGAGGACGTAATTAAAAATACTCCATTGGTAAGTATACCTAATAAGGTGCAATTTTTAAGAGAAAATGAATTTATTGAAACCTCTGATGATATTTACGTGTATTTTGTAAAAGTAATTGACTACAAAATAACGGATCAGATTTCACCCATTGAGTTTGTAAGCGATGATATTGTTAAAATAATTACCAACAAACGCAAAGTGGCTTTGACAAAAAAATTAGAAGAGGATATTTTTAAGGAAGCCAGTGAAAATAATGAATTTGAGATATACACACCTGTTACCTATGATAAGAGAAACCTTGCACAAGATCAGCCTTAA
- a CDS encoding peptidylprolyl isomerase, whose amino-acid sequence MIRETLHKISLKLIVLTALAFALTFSHEANAQYSGGTTIDKIVAKVDNYIVLRSDLETAYLEAANQNPKARLNRCDVLRQLVIEKVLLAKAEIDSVVVSDDEVNANLDRRLQYFMTTYGRESIEEQFGKSVEEFRDELRGDIRDQLTAQQMQQTITADVKVTPSEVRAFFKRIPEDSLPFYSTEVTVGQIVKLPTVSKDQKEVTRKKLLELRERIISGESFAELAEEYSEDPGSAVKGGELGFMERGQLVPQYEATALKMQPGSLSQPVESEFGFHLIQLIERRGNRYNSRHILMKPNSSDTDIKNAEVFLDSLRGRILNDTLDFAKAAKEHSDDKETAASGGFFMSQDGSNRVSTDEIDPVIFFTIDTMQIGNITKPLEYRMPDGKQAVRILFYKDRTRPHQANLKEDYQKIYNAALNERKTEALRVWFNEAREKVFIDIDPEFGRCDITNSI is encoded by the coding sequence ATGATAAGAGAAACCTTGCACAAGATCAGCCTTAAGCTTATTGTTTTAACTGCTTTAGCATTTGCTTTAACCTTTTCTCATGAAGCAAATGCGCAGTACAGTGGTGGCACTACCATTGATAAAATTGTGGCTAAGGTGGATAATTATATTGTCCTTCGTTCGGATTTAGAAACTGCGTACCTTGAAGCCGCCAACCAAAACCCAAAAGCACGATTGAATCGTTGCGATGTATTGCGCCAATTGGTGATTGAAAAAGTGCTTTTAGCCAAAGCTGAAATAGATTCAGTAGTGGTATCTGATGATGAAGTGAATGCCAACCTAGATCGTCGACTTCAATATTTTATGACTACCTATGGTAGAGAAAGTATTGAAGAACAATTTGGCAAATCTGTAGAAGAGTTCAGGGATGAGTTGCGGGGTGATATTCGTGACCAGCTTACTGCTCAGCAGATGCAGCAGACCATCACCGCAGATGTGAAGGTGACACCATCAGAAGTGCGCGCTTTTTTCAAAAGAATTCCTGAGGATAGCTTGCCATTTTATTCTACTGAAGTTACCGTAGGGCAAATTGTTAAACTACCTACAGTAAGTAAGGATCAAAAAGAAGTTACACGGAAAAAACTTTTAGAACTCAGAGAACGAATCATTTCCGGAGAAAGCTTTGCCGAACTTGCAGAAGAATATTCTGAAGACCCAGGCTCAGCTGTGAAAGGTGGTGAACTTGGATTTATGGAAAGAGGACAATTGGTTCCCCAGTACGAAGCTACTGCTCTGAAAATGCAGCCAGGTTCACTTTCTCAGCCTGTGGAATCTGAATTTGGGTTTCACCTCATTCAACTGATTGAAAGAAGGGGAAACCGTTACAACAGTCGTCATATCCTAATGAAACCTAACTCATCTGACACCGATATTAAAAATGCTGAAGTGTTTCTGGATAGTTTGCGCGGTAGGATTTTAAATGATACACTTGATTTTGCCAAAGCAGCCAAAGAGCATTCAGATGATAAAGAAACTGCTGCTAGTGGAGGCTTTTTTATGAGTCAGGATGGCTCTAACAGAGTATCTACAGATGAAATTGATCCGGTAATCTTCTTTACTATAGATACGATGCAGATTGGAAACATCACCAAACCACTGGAGTATCGTATGCCCGATGGAAAGCAAGCTGTACGTATACTTTTTTATAAAGATAGAACCCGTCCTCATCAAGCTAACTTGAAAGAAGACTATCAGAAAATCTATAACGCAGCTCTCAATGAAAGAAAAACGGAGGCGCTTAGAGTTTGGTTTAATGAAGCTCGTGAGAAAGTATTCATAGATATTGATCCTGAATTTGGGCGTTGTGATATTACCAACAGTATTTGA
- a CDS encoding peptidylprolyl isomerase → MDAIHTTKYLLHRLVITSIISFCLFSCATHKKVAELNTLPPVDLSKAALFTYGQDSMIADDFQFVFFKNNEDSVKALENAALEASINDYLKLYINFKLKVKAAYDAGKHQDPAFIQEFEKYRDQLAKPYMVESRMNEKMVVEAYERLREEIHASHILISMPENTSAQDTLQYFLKADSLRRLAINGKSFAMLAEKHSDDPSAAQNGGNLGYFSSMQMVYPFENAAYQTEVGNISEPVRTNFGYHIIKVLDRRPAQGRVKVAHIMIRHQEGEPQDETSKTYKQALKLYEELQKGTDWNELTERFSEDLSTRSNGGELPYFSTGGMLNSFEDAAFALKEAGEISKPVKTQYGWHIIKLIDRKGLEPLEMLRPLIERKVERNFQQKEMRQEMVAMLKEENRYIANEPMISKSLFYMSSGPELAKPNDMGVLFSISDTVYTFSALLTFLDKNKITLPVDSVRAKKLYQQFEGEQILLYEESHLTDKYPKYSRLVQEYKEGILLFDIMEEKVWVKASADEQGLKNYYQTHKDKYHWNKRVDATILDAKDQQKLDKAIKLLATKPISKSLIEGIEVQLNTDSPLNLQIHKDIYEEGSSRTEAEKVIDQVAWKVGTYDLNYQGRFYHVIVHEVIPPKDKSFDEVKGLVTSDYQDELEKAWIAELHEKYPVTVNELILKQLIQKIQNTNE, encoded by the coding sequence ATGGACGCCATTCATACCACAAAGTATCTTTTGCATAGGCTTGTTATTACCAGCATCATCAGCTTCTGCTTGTTTTCCTGTGCTACTCATAAAAAGGTTGCAGAACTTAATACCCTACCACCTGTTGATTTATCAAAAGCAGCTCTTTTTACTTATGGACAGGATTCCATGATTGCCGACGATTTTCAGTTTGTTTTTTTTAAAAACAATGAAGATTCCGTTAAAGCACTAGAGAACGCAGCCCTTGAGGCTTCTATAAATGACTACCTGAAGTTATACATTAATTTTAAGCTCAAAGTGAAAGCTGCTTACGATGCTGGTAAACACCAAGACCCGGCATTTATTCAGGAATTTGAAAAGTACCGCGATCAACTTGCCAAACCTTATATGGTGGAAAGCCGGATGAATGAAAAGATGGTGGTAGAAGCTTATGAGCGTCTACGGGAAGAAATCCATGCTTCGCATATTCTGATCAGCATGCCTGAAAATACATCTGCTCAGGATACTTTACAATACTTTTTGAAAGCAGATAGCTTGCGCCGACTTGCCATAAATGGTAAATCATTTGCCATGTTGGCTGAAAAACATTCTGATGATCCGTCAGCTGCTCAAAATGGTGGGAATTTAGGCTATTTCTCTTCCATGCAAATGGTATATCCTTTTGAAAATGCAGCTTATCAAACGGAGGTGGGCAATATATCAGAGCCAGTCAGGACTAATTTCGGTTACCATATCATCAAAGTGTTGGATAGACGACCAGCACAGGGAAGAGTCAAAGTAGCGCATATCATGATCAGGCATCAGGAGGGAGAGCCACAGGATGAGACTTCAAAAACCTACAAACAAGCCCTGAAATTATATGAAGAACTACAGAAAGGAACAGATTGGAATGAATTAACGGAAAGATTCTCTGAGGACCTTTCTACCCGTTCCAATGGAGGTGAGTTACCTTACTTTAGTACAGGAGGCATGCTTAATAGCTTTGAAGATGCTGCTTTTGCATTAAAAGAAGCTGGAGAAATCTCTAAACCGGTCAAGACACAATACGGTTGGCATATCATCAAATTAATTGACAGGAAGGGACTTGAGCCCCTGGAAATGTTGAGGCCTCTGATAGAAAGGAAGGTAGAGCGTAATTTTCAGCAAAAAGAAATGCGCCAAGAGATGGTAGCAATGTTAAAAGAGGAAAACCGATACATTGCTAACGAACCTATGATTTCCAAAAGCCTCTTTTATATGAGCTCAGGACCAGAACTTGCCAAACCTAACGATATGGGAGTATTGTTTTCTATTAGCGATACCGTTTATACATTCTCTGCTCTTCTGACATTTCTTGACAAGAATAAAATTACACTTCCTGTTGATAGCGTAAGGGCAAAAAAATTGTATCAGCAGTTTGAAGGAGAACAGATCTTATTGTATGAAGAATCTCATCTAACAGATAAATACCCTAAATACAGCCGTTTAGTGCAGGAATATAAAGAAGGCATCCTTCTCTTTGATATCATGGAAGAAAAAGTATGGGTGAAGGCCAGTGCAGATGAGCAAGGATTGAAAAATTACTACCAAACCCATAAGGACAAATACCATTGGAACAAAAGGGTGGATGCTACCATTCTTGATGCCAAAGACCAACAGAAGTTGGATAAGGCAATAAAACTTCTTGCAACAAAGCCCATTTCAAAATCTTTAATTGAAGGAATTGAGGTTCAGTTAAATACAGATTCTCCACTTAACCTTCAGATTCACAAAGATATTTATGAGGAAGGCAGCTCAAGAACAGAAGCTGAAAAGGTGATAGATCAGGTAGCATGGAAAGTTGGAACTTATGATCTGAACTATCAAGGACGTTTTTATCATGTAATTGTGCATGAGGTCATACCCCCAAAAGACAAATCTTTTGATGAAGTAAAAGGATTAGTCACATCAGATTATCAGGATGAACTGGAAAAGGCTTGGATTGCAGAACTACACGAAAAATACCCTGTCACTGTCAATGAATTGATTTTAAAGCAATTGATTCAAAAAATCCAAAACACAAATGAATAA
- the lysS gene encoding lysine--tRNA ligase, which translates to MSLSDQEVRRREEREELMKMGINPYPAEPYDVNVSIQNILQYYEQRKTDYKDVSLAGRLMSRRVMGSASFAEIQDATGRMQIYVRRDDLCKGDDNTLYNTVFKKLLDIGDIIGVRGFVFTTQAGEITLHVTELKLLTKSLRPLPIVKEVKGKGEGEEGSKKTFDAFTDPEQRYRQRYVDLIVNPEVRGVFRKRSMLVHSMRSYLNNKGYMEVETPILQPLYGGAAARPFKTHHNTLDMTLYLRIANELYLKRLIVGGYDGVYEFAKDFRNEGMSRFHNPEFTQMELYVAYRDYEWMMELVEEMVEKIAMDLHGKTEVKVGEHVINFQRPWKRFTMFEAIQHFTSIDISEMNETQLRETAHQLGVAVNETMGKGKLIDEIFGEKCEPLLIQPTFITDYPIEMSPLAKKHRDKPGLVERFEAICNGKEICNAFSELNDPIDQRERFEEQIKLGKRGDEEAMMLDEDFLRALEYGMPPTAGLGIGIDRLSMIMTNQPSIQEVLFFPQMKPETRTTNANDDDFINLGIREELIPILQKLGVVTIEQLKESSPNKLFNDVCGMRKKMKLKDVKNPTKEEVEGWIK; encoded by the coding sequence ATGTCTTTAAGCGATCAAGAAGTAAGAAGAAGAGAAGAGCGTGAAGAGCTCATGAAAATGGGGATCAATCCTTACCCTGCCGAGCCTTATGATGTCAATGTAAGCATTCAGAATATTCTTCAATATTATGAGCAAAGAAAAACAGATTACAAAGATGTAAGCCTGGCAGGCCGCCTTATGAGTCGTAGAGTGATGGGTTCAGCTTCTTTCGCAGAAATTCAGGATGCTACTGGTCGTATGCAGATTTATGTCCGAAGGGATGATCTCTGCAAAGGTGATGACAATACCCTTTACAATACTGTATTCAAAAAACTGCTGGATATCGGGGATATCATAGGTGTAAGAGGTTTTGTTTTTACGACACAAGCGGGTGAAATTACCTTACATGTGACCGAACTTAAACTACTGACCAAATCATTGCGGCCTCTCCCCATTGTCAAAGAAGTAAAAGGTAAAGGAGAAGGTGAAGAAGGTAGCAAAAAAACTTTTGATGCTTTCACAGATCCTGAACAACGCTATCGTCAGCGCTATGTGGACCTGATCGTAAATCCTGAAGTCAGAGGAGTGTTTCGTAAACGCAGCATGCTGGTTCACTCTATGCGTAGCTATTTGAACAATAAGGGTTACATGGAAGTAGAAACGCCTATCCTGCAACCTCTATATGGTGGCGCTGCTGCGCGCCCGTTCAAGACGCATCATAATACATTGGACATGACGCTCTATCTCCGCATCGCCAATGAATTATACCTAAAAAGACTGATCGTAGGTGGATATGACGGTGTATACGAGTTTGCCAAAGACTTTCGCAACGAAGGCATGTCGCGCTTCCACAATCCTGAGTTTACCCAGATGGAGCTGTATGTGGCCTATCGGGATTACGAGTGGATGATGGAACTGGTAGAAGAGATGGTGGAAAAGATCGCGATGGACCTGCATGGAAAAACAGAAGTAAAAGTTGGAGAGCATGTGATCAATTTTCAGCGACCCTGGAAGCGTTTTACTATGTTTGAAGCTATTCAACATTTCACCAGTATAGACATCAGTGAGATGAATGAAACTCAGCTCAGAGAAACAGCCCATCAGTTGGGGGTTGCTGTCAATGAAACGATGGGTAAAGGAAAATTGATTGATGAAATTTTTGGAGAAAAATGTGAGCCCTTGCTGATTCAACCTACCTTTATTACGGATTACCCGATAGAAATGTCCCCTCTGGCCAAGAAACATCGTGATAAACCAGGCTTGGTAGAGCGTTTTGAAGCCATTTGTAATGGTAAAGAGATTTGCAATGCCTTCTCAGAACTCAATGATCCTATAGATCAGCGGGAACGCTTTGAAGAGCAAATCAAATTGGGTAAGCGTGGTGATGAAGAAGCTATGATGCTGGATGAGGATTTTCTCCGGGCTCTGGAATACGGTATGCCACCTACTGCTGGTTTAGGAATAGGCATAGACCGTTTGTCTATGATCATGACCAATCAACCCTCCATTCAGGAAGTTCTATTCTTTCCGCAGATGAAACCGGAAACAAGAACTACCAATGCTAATGATGATGATTTTATTAATCTTGGTATACGTGAAGAGCTTATTCCTATTCTTCAAAAGTTAGGAGTTGTTACGATTGAACAGCTCAAAGAATCCTCTCCTAACAAACTCTTTAATGATGTATGCGGGATGCGGAAGAAGATGAAGCTCAAGGATGTCAAAAATCCTACGAAAGAAGAAGTCGAGGGCTGGATAAAATAG
- a CDS encoding Gfo/Idh/MocA family protein — protein sequence MNRRHFIKSSAASSMALSAWTFQPSFQNKKYTTALIGSGWWGMNILREAIASGSSKVVALCDVDQKQLNSAMEETSKLTSDQPKRYSDYRELIATEKPEIVIVATPDHWHPLITIEAVNNGAHVYVEKPIGHTVYEGLAMVKAARANNRKVQVGTHRRVSPHNMSGMEFLKSGKAGKIGMVRAFVHYGGGPGEPTPDTEPPQGLDWDMWCGPAPLVNYNPRIHPKGFRQFLNFANGQIGDWGIHWLDQILWWTEEKAPRSIHSFSARHIKEDNTTAPDTQVVNYEFEDFTAVWEHRQYAANNAEKHNIGCYFYGTEGTFHMGWLDGWTFYPTDSKKQIIHQEPTLHEPDQQNIKELWADFLTSIEKDKLPVCDIEIGHHSTNMSLLGMLSSKLGRSIQWDVDKQMIPNDPEANKLLSREYRAPWNYPVV from the coding sequence ATGAACCGCAGACATTTTATTAAATCTTCAGCAGCCAGCAGCATGGCACTTTCTGCCTGGACCTTTCAACCCTCTTTTCAGAATAAAAAATATACCACCGCACTCATAGGAAGTGGCTGGTGGGGTATGAATATCCTTAGAGAAGCCATCGCGTCCGGTTCTTCTAAAGTTGTGGCGCTCTGTGATGTAGACCAAAAACAACTGAATAGTGCGATGGAAGAGACTTCCAAACTCACCAGCGACCAGCCTAAAAGATATTCGGATTACCGTGAACTTATCGCTACAGAAAAGCCTGAAATAGTCATTGTGGCTACACCCGACCATTGGCATCCGCTAATCACCATTGAAGCCGTCAATAATGGAGCACATGTGTATGTAGAGAAACCGATCGGCCATACTGTTTATGAAGGTCTGGCGATGGTAAAAGCAGCCCGTGCCAATAACCGTAAAGTACAAGTGGGCACGCATCGCCGGGTTTCTCCCCATAATATGTCAGGTATGGAATTCCTCAAATCCGGAAAAGCCGGTAAAATAGGCATGGTAAGGGCTTTTGTACATTACGGTGGAGGTCCAGGTGAACCAACACCAGATACTGAACCACCCCAAGGATTGGATTGGGATATGTGGTGCGGACCCGCTCCTCTGGTCAATTATAATCCGCGTATTCATCCTAAAGGTTTCCGGCAGTTTTTGAATTTTGCCAATGGCCAGATTGGTGACTGGGGCATCCACTGGCTGGATCAGATTTTATGGTGGACAGAGGAAAAAGCACCGCGTTCTATTCATTCTTTCTCAGCAAGGCATATCAAAGAAGACAATACTACTGCTCCTGATACCCAGGTGGTTAATTATGAGTTTGAGGACTTTACCGCGGTGTGGGAGCACCGTCAGTATGCCGCGAATAATGCTGAAAAACACAATATTGGCTGCTATTTCTATGGTACTGAAGGTACTTTTCATATGGGATGGCTGGATGGCTGGACTTTCTATCCTACGGATAGCAAAAAGCAAATCATTCACCAGGAGCCAACATTACACGAACCAGACCAGCAAAATATCAAAGAGTTGTGGGCAGATTTTCTTACATCCATAGAGAAAGACAAACTACCGGTATGTGATATAGAGATTGGCCATCACTCTACCAATATGAGTTTGCTAGGCATGCTTTCCAGCAAACTGGGCAGGAGTATCCAATGGGATGTGGATAAGCAAATGATTCCTAATGATCCTGAAGCCAATAAGTTACTTTCAAGGGAGTATAGAGCGCCCTGGAATTATCCTGTTGTATAA